A genomic window from Paenibacillus sp. FSL K6-0276 includes:
- the recF gene encoding DNA replication/repair protein RecF has product MFVKNIGLQHYRNYGLLRLESLGDVNLILGQNAQGKTNLMEALFVLAMTKSHRTSKDRELISFDAPGDAAQIIAEVERKYGDLKLELTLSAKGKKAKINGLEQRRLSEFVGSLNVVMFAPEDLEIVKGTPGIRRRFLDMEIGQVQPSYLFHLQQYQKILLQRGNLLKQLWGKEAAGKELLEIWDAQLVEHGVKIVKKRKQFIKKLQIWAESIHRGITNGGEELKLLYVPSFGDRDEEDEAVLLDNFMLKLSQTREQEIRRGMTLTGPHRDDLSFFINGREAQVYGSQGQQRTTALSLKLAEIELIHEEIGEYPVLLLDDVLSELDPYRQTQLIETFQSKVQTFITATGIEGLNADKLKGASLYHVHDGKVEL; this is encoded by the coding sequence GTGTTTGTTAAAAATATCGGTCTGCAGCATTATCGGAATTACGGGCTGCTGCGTCTGGAGAGCCTGGGCGATGTGAATCTGATTCTGGGTCAGAACGCCCAAGGCAAAACAAACCTCATGGAGGCATTGTTCGTCCTGGCGATGACCAAAAGCCACCGCACCTCGAAGGATCGCGAACTTATCTCATTCGATGCCCCTGGAGACGCTGCTCAGATCATTGCTGAGGTAGAACGTAAGTACGGCGATCTCAAGCTAGAGCTCACCCTATCTGCCAAAGGTAAAAAAGCTAAGATTAACGGTTTAGAACAACGACGTCTTAGTGAGTTTGTTGGATCACTCAATGTGGTCATGTTTGCACCAGAAGATTTAGAGATAGTAAAAGGGACCCCTGGTATCAGACGGCGTTTTCTCGATATGGAGATTGGCCAAGTCCAGCCCAGTTATCTATTTCACCTCCAGCAGTATCAAAAAATCCTCTTACAAAGGGGCAATTTGCTGAAGCAGTTATGGGGGAAAGAAGCAGCGGGGAAAGAACTTCTGGAAATCTGGGATGCTCAACTTGTGGAGCACGGTGTTAAAATCGTAAAAAAAAGGAAACAATTCATAAAGAAGCTGCAAATATGGGCTGAAAGCATTCATCGGGGGATTACGAACGGAGGAGAAGAACTGAAATTGCTCTATGTCCCCTCTTTCGGCGATCGCGATGAGGAAGATGAAGCTGTCTTATTAGACAATTTTATGTTAAAGTTATCACAAACGAGAGAACAAGAAATCAGGCGCGGCATGACGCTGACGGGTCCCCATCGGGATGACCTGTCCTTTTTTATCAACGGAAGGGAAGCTCAGGTCTACGGTTCTCAAGGACAGCAGCGTACTACGGCTTTATCGCTCAAGCTGGCTGAAATCGAGCTGATCCATGAAGAAATCGGAGAATATCCTGTGCTGCTTCTTGATGATGTTTTATCCGAGCTTGATCCTTACCGCCAGACCCAGCTTATTGAAACCTTTCAAAGCAAGGTACAGACATTCATTACCGCTACCGGGATTGAGGGTCTGAATGCCGATAAATTAAAAGGCGCCAGCCTATATCATGTTCATGATGGAAAAGTGGAGTTATAA
- the yaaA gene encoding S4 domain-containing protein YaaA, with product MKKILIHSGYIKLDQFLKLSDCVSTGGMAKALLQEGHVLVNGEVEERRGRKLYPGDQIEVQDNGTFQVEGGGVKEE from the coding sequence ATGAAAAAAATACTTATCCACAGTGGATATATTAAGCTGGATCAATTCTTAAAACTTTCTGATTGTGTATCCACAGGTGGGATGGCTAAAGCTTTATTGCAGGAAGGACACGTACTGGTTAACGGAGAAGTAGAGGAACGGCGTGGAAGAAAACTTTATCCGGGTGATCAAATTGAAGTGCAGGATAACGGCACATTTCAGGTTGAAGGCGGAGGAGTTAAAGAGGAGTAG
- the dnaN gene encoding DNA polymerase III subunit beta, producing MKISILKNELNESIQHVSKAISSRTTIPILTGIKLEVSHQGVTLTASDTDISIQSFIPAENDSHTIVKIDQPGSVVLPAKFFVEIIKKLPSKEIHMEVKEGFQTYISSGSTEIQIVGLDPEEFPVLPSIEENDTISLPGDLLKNMIKQTAFSISTQETTPILTGILWNLSDNEFKFTATDRHRLATRAAKLEGTENVNFGNVVIAGKTLNELSKIIPDQNMLVDIVVADNQVLFKIDKVLFYSRILDGIYPDTSRIIPTTYKTELTLDTKKLSESIDRAYLLSREEKTNIVRMQTLDQGGIEISSSSSELGKVREELEVIDFKGEPLKISFNSKYMLDVLKVIESEQLVIAFTGMMSPIILKPLDQTNSLYIILPYRTTN from the coding sequence ATGAAAATAAGCATTCTTAAAAATGAGCTCAACGAATCCATTCAACACGTATCCAAAGCTATCTCCAGTAGAACAACCATCCCTATTCTGACCGGTATTAAGCTGGAAGTTAGCCATCAAGGCGTCACATTAACTGCAAGCGACACCGATATTTCAATTCAATCGTTTATTCCAGCAGAGAATGACAGCCATACGATCGTGAAGATAGATCAGCCAGGAAGTGTTGTTCTTCCCGCTAAATTTTTCGTCGAGATTATTAAGAAGCTGCCCTCCAAAGAGATTCACATGGAAGTTAAAGAAGGATTCCAAACGTATATTTCTTCTGGATCCACTGAGATTCAGATCGTAGGTTTAGACCCTGAAGAATTCCCGGTGCTACCGAGTATTGAGGAGAACGATACGATCTCTCTACCAGGTGATTTGCTGAAAAATATGATTAAACAAACAGCCTTTTCTATTTCTACCCAAGAGACAACTCCAATATTAACGGGTATACTATGGAATCTGAGCGATAATGAGTTTAAGTTTACGGCGACTGACCGTCATCGCTTAGCAACAAGAGCTGCTAAACTTGAAGGCACGGAAAATGTCAATTTCGGAAATGTTGTTATTGCCGGCAAAACTCTTAATGAGCTCAGCAAAATTATTCCTGACCAAAATATGCTCGTTGATATTGTGGTTGCGGACAATCAAGTTCTCTTTAAAATCGACAAAGTACTGTTCTATTCACGGATCCTCGATGGAATTTATCCGGATACTTCTAGAATTATTCCAACAACCTACAAAACAGAACTAACTTTGGACACAAAAAAATTAAGTGAATCGATTGATCGCGCTTATTTGCTGTCCCGAGAAGAAAAAACAAATATTGTGCGCATGCAAACACTTGATCAAGGCGGCATTGAAATTTCTTCAAGCTCCTCTGAGCTTGGTAAGGTTCGTGAAGAACTTGAAGTGATCGATTTCAAAGGTGAACCACTCAAAATATCCTTCAACTCCAAATATATGCTCGATGTCTTAAAAGTTATTGAGAGTGAGCAGCTTGTAATAGCATTTACAGGGATGATGAGTCCGATCATTTTGAAGCCGCTAGATCAAACCAATAGCTTGTATATCATTCTGCCTTACCGTACAACAAATTAA
- the gyrB gene encoding DNA topoisomerase (ATP-hydrolyzing) subunit B — MSMNQPTYDESQIQVLEGLEAVRKRPGMYIGSTSSKGLHHLVWEVVDNSIDEALAGYCDRIQVIIHEDNGITVIDNGRGIPVGENVKLKKSTLEVVMTVLHAGGKFGGGGYKVSGGLHGVGISVVNALSEKVVVNVKRDGHIYQQEYRRGVPQYDIKVVGNSDETGTTTTFHPDPEIFTETTVFEYSTLLTRIRELAFLNKGIELSLHDERTDVTNVFKYEGGIVEYVKYLNEKKEALHEEPIYVEGSRDMIQVEVALQYNDSYTENIYSFANNINTHEGGTHESGFKSALTRIINDYARKAGVLKDSNSNLTGDDVREGLTAIISVKIPEPQFEGQTKTKLGNSEVRGIVESLFGEKLQEFLEENPAVSRRVLEKSLSASRAREAARKARELTRRKSALEVSALPGKLADCSSKDASISELYIVEGDSAGGSAKQGRDRHFQAILPLRGKILNVEKARLDRILSNAEIRAIITALGTGISDDFDLSKARYHKVVIMTDADVDGAHIRTLLLTFFYRYMRKLVDAGYIYIAQPPLFKIERNKVIRYAGSEKERDEIIASFGENVKVNVQRYKGLGEMNATQLWDTTMDPEARMMLQVTIEDAMLADSIFDTLMGDNVEPRRDFIHEHAKNVRYLDV, encoded by the coding sequence ATGTCAATGAATCAACCGACATATGATGAGAGCCAGATTCAGGTACTGGAAGGGCTGGAAGCGGTCCGGAAACGTCCGGGCATGTATATTGGTTCCACTAGTTCTAAAGGTCTCCATCACTTGGTGTGGGAGGTCGTGGATAATAGTATCGATGAAGCCCTAGCAGGTTATTGTGACCGGATTCAAGTGATTATTCATGAGGATAACGGGATTACTGTTATCGATAATGGACGTGGCATTCCTGTAGGTGAAAATGTAAAACTTAAGAAGTCGACGCTTGAAGTCGTAATGACAGTACTGCATGCAGGTGGTAAATTCGGCGGCGGCGGATATAAAGTATCAGGCGGCTTACACGGTGTGGGTATCTCCGTAGTAAATGCCTTGTCTGAGAAGGTAGTTGTTAATGTTAAGCGTGATGGCCATATCTACCAGCAGGAATACAGACGTGGTGTTCCTCAGTATGACATCAAAGTTGTCGGAAATTCAGATGAGACAGGTACGACTACAACTTTCCATCCAGACCCTGAAATATTTACCGAAACCACGGTCTTTGAATATTCGACACTGCTTACTCGTATTCGGGAGCTAGCTTTTCTTAACAAAGGAATTGAGCTTTCACTGCATGATGAGCGGACGGATGTCACCAATGTATTCAAATACGAGGGTGGTATCGTTGAATATGTGAAATATTTGAATGAGAAAAAAGAAGCGCTGCACGAGGAGCCTATCTACGTGGAAGGCTCACGAGATATGATCCAGGTTGAAGTAGCTCTCCAATATAATGATTCGTATACAGAGAACATCTACTCTTTTGCGAATAATATTAATACCCATGAGGGCGGAACGCATGAATCCGGCTTCAAAAGCGCTCTAACACGTATCATCAACGATTATGCCCGTAAAGCGGGTGTGCTGAAGGATAGCAATTCGAATCTGACTGGTGACGACGTGCGTGAAGGATTGACGGCGATTATTTCTGTCAAAATTCCAGAACCGCAGTTTGAAGGTCAAACGAAGACAAAACTCGGAAATAGTGAAGTACGCGGTATTGTAGAATCACTGTTCGGAGAGAAACTGCAGGAATTCCTAGAGGAGAATCCTGCAGTATCACGTCGCGTGCTTGAAAAGTCGCTTTCGGCTTCACGTGCACGAGAAGCTGCTCGTAAGGCTCGTGAGTTAACCCGTCGTAAGAGTGCACTTGAGGTCAGTGCACTGCCTGGTAAACTTGCTGACTGTTCATCCAAGGATGCGTCCATCAGCGAACTGTATATCGTCGAAGGTGACTCTGCGGGGGGATCGGCCAAGCAGGGCCGGGATCGTCATTTTCAAGCGATTCTACCGCTGCGCGGTAAGATCCTAAACGTAGAGAAAGCTCGCTTAGATCGTATTCTATCCAACGCAGAGATCCGAGCTATCATTACTGCTCTGGGTACAGGGATCAGTGATGACTTTGACCTATCGAAGGCTCGCTACCATAAAGTCGTTATTATGACGGATGCCGACGTGGATGGAGCTCATATTAGAACTCTGTTGTTAACATTCTTCTACCGTTACATGCGGAAGCTAGTAGATGCAGGCTATATCTATATCGCCCAGCCGCCACTGTTCAAGATAGAACGTAACAAAGTAATCCGTTATGCAGGCAGCGAGAAGGAACGCGATGAGATTATCGCTTCTTTTGGAGAGAATGTTAAGGTCAATGTCCAGCGCTACAAAGGTTTGGGTGAGATGAATGCTACCCAGCTGTGGGACACGACGATGGATCCTGAGGCTCGTATGATGTTACAAGTAACGATTGAAGATGCTATGCTCGCTGACAGTATTTTTGATACGCTGATGGGAGATAATGTTGAGCCAAGACGTGACTTTATCCATGAGCATGCGAAGAACGTCAGATACCTTGATGTGTAA
- a CDS encoding extracellular matrix/biofilm biosynthesis regulator RemA family protein — MYIHLGGEKIIRSSELIAIFDISIEKSSKVSKQFVIHSEQDKKLERIGEEEAKSIVVTKNIVYYSPISSSTLKKRAKILLEI; from the coding sequence ATGTATATTCATTTGGGCGGGGAGAAGATTATTCGCTCTTCGGAGTTAATTGCAATATTTGATATTTCGATTGAGAAATCTTCCAAGGTATCTAAGCAATTCGTCATTCACTCCGAGCAGGACAAGAAGCTTGAGCGGATTGGTGAAGAGGAAGCAAAATCTATTGTCGTAACTAAAAATATCGTGTATTACTCCCCCATTTCCTCCTCCACTCTCAAAAAAAGAGCCAAAATTTTGCTCGAAATATAA